A single genomic interval of Labilibaculum sp. DW002 harbors:
- a CDS encoding DUF1338 domain-containing protein, whose amino-acid sequence MQKQIFNELWKRYTAQNPSAQAIHDLFTKEGENVINDHVAFRTFDDPRMNIQILAKKFVKAGYEYKGEYKFEDKHLNAVHLEHPSEENAPRVFISELILSEFSEDFQNLIKKRINSVGNAYYGDPDMIYKGRVWGKPSYAEYETLRKESEYAAWLYVHGFRVNHFTVSINALKKYDSIEKVNQFIKDCGFEMNASGGEIKGTPEKLLQQSSTLSEIIKVEFEEGTYEIPACFYEFAIRYPDESGEIFSGFIAANANKIFDSSNFREV is encoded by the coding sequence ATGCAAAAGCAAATTTTTAACGAACTTTGGAAACGGTATACAGCGCAGAATCCATCTGCGCAAGCCATTCACGATCTTTTCACCAAAGAAGGTGAAAATGTGATAAACGATCATGTTGCCTTTCGTACTTTTGATGATCCGCGAATGAATATTCAGATTTTAGCCAAGAAATTCGTAAAAGCAGGCTACGAATATAAAGGAGAATACAAATTCGAAGACAAACATCTTAATGCGGTACATTTAGAACACCCAAGTGAGGAAAATGCTCCAAGAGTTTTCATATCGGAACTAATCCTATCTGAATTTTCGGAAGATTTTCAGAATCTGATTAAAAAAAGAATTAACTCTGTAGGTAATGCCTATTATGGCGATCCTGATATGATTTACAAAGGCCGCGTTTGGGGAAAACCATCATACGCTGAATATGAAACCCTAAGAAAGGAATCGGAATATGCAGCATGGTTATATGTTCATGGATTTAGAGTAAATCACTTTACCGTTAGCATTAATGCTCTAAAAAAATACGACAGCATCGAAAAGGTGAATCAGTTTATTAAAGATTGTGGCTTTGAAATGAATGCTTCGGGAGGTGAAATAAAAGGAACTCCAGAGAAATTATTACAACAATCGTCTACCCTTTCAGAAATTATAAAGGTTGAATTTGAAGAAGGCACCTACGAAATACCAGCTTGCTTCTACGAATTTGCCATTCGTTACCCTGATGAAAGTGGTGAAATATTTTCTGGTTTTATTGCAGCAAATGCAAATAAAATTTTCGACAGCTCAAATTTTAGAGAAGTCTAA
- a CDS encoding GIY-YIG nuclease family protein, whose protein sequence is MFFVYIIQSKTNFSYYIGYSGNLERRLIYHNSGRSRYTSKNTPWKLIYFEKFDSKSDAIKREIFIKRQKSRVFIEELIANSTIENYNI, encoded by the coding sequence ATGTTTTTTGTATACATCATTCAAAGTAAAACTAACTTCTCCTATTATATCGGATATAGTGGTAATTTAGAAAGAAGACTAATCTATCACAACTCCGGAAGGTCAAGGTATACAAGTAAAAATACACCTTGGAAACTAATCTACTTTGAAAAATTTGATTCAAAATCAGACGCAATAAAACGTGAAATATTTATAAAGAGACAAAAGAGTAGAGTTTTCATTGAAGAATTAATAGCTAATTCTACTATTGAAAACTACAATATTTAG
- the rsmD gene encoding 16S rRNA (guanine(966)-N(2))-methyltransferase RsmD, with product MRIISGTHKGRRISPDKSFKARPTTDFAKENLFNVLNNTIDFEDLKVLDLFGGTGSISYEFASRGAKKVICVEKDYRHFTFIQKTIKDLKFEQILAIKSDVFRFLRNYAQKFDLIFADPPYDLDTIDSIPELVFEKELLAEDGILIVEHGSKNDFSTHPNFFELRTYGSVNFSFFKLK from the coding sequence GTGCGAATAATTAGTGGTACACATAAAGGAAGACGAATAAGCCCTGATAAAAGTTTTAAAGCTCGTCCTACAACCGATTTTGCAAAAGAGAACCTTTTTAATGTTTTAAACAATACAATCGATTTTGAAGACTTAAAAGTACTCGATTTGTTTGGTGGAACAGGTAGCATCAGTTATGAATTTGCCTCACGAGGAGCTAAAAAGGTGATCTGTGTGGAAAAAGATTACCGCCACTTCACTTTCATTCAAAAGACAATTAAAGATTTGAAATTTGAGCAAATATTAGCAATCAAATCTGATGTATTTCGCTTTTTAAGAAATTACGCTCAGAAATTTGACCTTATTTTTGCTGACCCCCCTTATGATCTTGATACAATTGATTCAATTCCTGAATTGGTTTTTGAAAAAGAATTATTAGCTGAAGATGGAATATTAATCGTTGAACACGGTTCGAAAAATGATTTTTCGACTCACCCAAACTTTTTTGAATTGAGAACCTATGGAAGCGTAAATTTCAGCTTCTTTAAGTTAAAGTGA
- a CDS encoding DUF3822 family protein — protein sequence MDELLFVDSTFEKDNTSRYILSIQLSLDGFSFTVLNGNKKCIVLNRFSPFLKNGDKNPIASFVELVRNHELLNLDFKQITVLWVSNKILILPEEFFSEEFAFESFQLSHDLKTEDSLLWNKIPELNAWGVFSIPTCITDFIHSHFANVKLYHHSLPFFSLALKEKLPDGHPQVFLNVQNDFFHVIIPDRKGKHFINTFTYNTDSDLAYYILNIFKQQNLNNERSKLIIDGAVQEESKVVQLLKKYLGQVEVKLLPLEFRINGSIPHKEYNQFINLLNLSKCE from the coding sequence ATGGACGAATTATTATTTGTTGATTCAACATTTGAAAAGGATAATACGTCAAGATATATACTATCCATCCAGCTTAGTCTGGATGGATTTTCTTTTACTGTACTGAACGGTAATAAGAAATGTATTGTGCTTAACCGCTTCTCTCCCTTCCTTAAAAATGGAGATAAGAACCCTATTGCCTCGTTTGTTGAACTGGTTCGAAATCACGAACTACTCAATTTGGATTTTAAACAGATAACTGTATTGTGGGTTAGCAATAAAATTCTAATTCTTCCTGAAGAATTTTTCTCTGAAGAATTTGCATTTGAAAGCTTCCAATTATCGCATGATTTAAAAACAGAGGATAGTTTACTTTGGAATAAAATTCCTGAGTTAAATGCTTGGGGTGTTTTTTCAATACCTACCTGCATTACTGATTTTATTCACTCCCACTTCGCAAACGTAAAACTATATCATCATAGTTTACCTTTTTTCTCGTTGGCGTTAAAAGAAAAGTTACCGGATGGTCATCCTCAAGTTTTTCTAAATGTTCAAAATGATTTCTTTCATGTGATTATTCCTGATCGAAAAGGAAAACATTTCATCAATACTTTTACCTACAATACCGATTCGGATTTAGCTTATTACATCCTTAATATTTTTAAGCAACAAAATCTGAACAACGAGCGAAGCAAGTTAATTATTGATGGAGCAGTTCAAGAAGAAAGTAAAGTAGTTCAACTACTAAAAAAATATTTAGGCCAGGTCGAAGTAAAGTTGCTTCCTTTGGAATTCAGAATTAACGGTAGTATTCCTCACAAAGAATACAATCAATTTATTAATTTACTAAATTTATCCAAGTGCGAATAA
- a CDS encoding ATP-dependent DNA helicase yields MLKKHLALMIKECLRFDPTEDQQRAIDCLADYVTNNDKQGVFLLKGYAGTGKTTLVSALVAVLDQLKINSVLLAPTGRAAKVLTFYSKKVAYTIHKKIYRQKSLTDGFGEFSLDRNLHTNTVFIVDEASMISNYSHEASTFGSGCLLDDLVDYVSAGSNCRLILIGDVAQLPPIGIDISPALDPKELESCYNLSVKEVTLKQVVRQADESGILKNATELRCMLADERSGFPALSTEKFPDIFRIGGAELIDEISNAHYKYGLEETMVLSRSNKRANQYNQGIRNSILYREDEICVGDYLMVVKNNYFWTADVKEIDFIANGDIVEIVRLGKHVELYGCRYVEVSLRFPDYKDLELDTMIMLDTLNIEAASLGYEENKKLFFTISEDYADIRSKKKRYEKVRDNKYFNALQVKFAYAITCHKAQGGQWSAVFIDQGFINEDMLNREFYRWLYTALTRATEKLYLVNFKKDFFPDEELEL; encoded by the coding sequence ATGCTAAAAAAACATCTTGCCTTAATGATAAAAGAGTGTTTGCGATTCGATCCAACCGAAGATCAGCAAAGGGCAATAGACTGTTTAGCAGATTATGTAACTAATAATGATAAGCAGGGAGTTTTTTTATTAAAAGGTTATGCTGGAACCGGAAAAACGACCTTGGTAAGTGCTTTAGTTGCCGTTTTGGACCAATTAAAAATCAATTCGGTGCTTTTAGCGCCAACAGGAAGGGCTGCTAAAGTGTTAACTTTTTATTCAAAAAAGGTCGCATATACCATTCATAAAAAAATCTACCGGCAAAAATCTCTTACGGATGGTTTTGGAGAGTTTTCTTTAGATCGTAACCTGCATACGAATACTGTTTTTATTGTTGATGAGGCTTCAATGATATCAAATTATTCACATGAAGCTTCCACTTTTGGATCGGGTTGTTTATTGGATGATTTGGTTGATTATGTTTCTGCGGGAAGCAATTGCCGTTTAATACTAATAGGTGATGTTGCTCAATTGCCACCTATTGGAATCGATATTAGTCCTGCTTTAGATCCTAAAGAATTAGAATCTTGTTACAATTTGTCTGTTAAGGAAGTGACTTTAAAGCAAGTTGTTCGTCAAGCTGACGAGTCAGGTATATTAAAGAATGCAACAGAACTTAGATGTATGCTTGCTGATGAAAGAAGTGGTTTTCCTGCTTTGTCAACTGAAAAGTTTCCAGATATATTTCGAATTGGTGGCGCGGAATTGATTGATGAAATTTCGAATGCGCACTATAAATATGGTTTAGAAGAAACCATGGTACTTAGTCGATCTAATAAACGTGCGAATCAATACAATCAGGGTATACGTAATAGTATATTATATAGAGAGGATGAAATTTGTGTTGGTGACTACTTGATGGTTGTAAAGAATAATTATTTCTGGACTGCCGATGTAAAAGAGATTGATTTTATTGCCAATGGTGATATTGTTGAGATTGTTAGACTTGGTAAGCATGTTGAGCTCTATGGTTGCAGATATGTAGAAGTGAGTTTAAGGTTTCCGGATTATAAAGATCTTGAGTTGGATACAATGATCATGCTTGATACGCTTAATATAGAAGCAGCATCATTAGGTTACGAGGAAAATAAAAAGCTTTTCTTTACTATTTCAGAAGACTATGCTGATATTCGTTCAAAGAAAAAACGTTATGAGAAAGTAAGAGACAATAAGTACTTTAATGCTTTGCAAGTGAAATTTGCTTATGCTATCACATGTCATAAAGCGCAGGGAGGGCAGTGGAGTGCGGTTTTTATTGATCAGGGTTTTATTAATGAAGATATGCTGAATCGTGAATTTTATCGATGGCTTTATACCGCATTAACTCGAGCAACTGAAAAATTGTATCTGGTGAATTTTAAAAAAGATTTCTTCCCGGATGAGGAACTGGAATTATAA
- a CDS encoding PP2C family protein-serine/threonine phosphatase produces the protein MDNKRTILSVDDSPINNKLIEAYFRRDYIVISKEGGQQALDWLNDNIPDVILLDVMMPVMDGMDVLEKLQESERLKEIPVIMVTAKTEMETIKAALTKGALDYVKKPIDFTELQSKIMIAFQINQQKQEISKYKSYFDIHQGMIHAQRIQRSILPDTEHFKRMFPKSFIINLPKHVVSGDFYWINQNFQQKNIGVFDCTGHGVPAAMLTMMGQMELHTLSQNGNEVSAEHVFPLLSQKFSRILNTSGDTYTQYDGMDGLFCSIYPQDNILEFVGAKRSLVLIRKNADSLKTDSEIIEAKDKNEEFSLFEVQGDRNTIGKESEFAEFTTKKIETQPGDRVFMYTDGITDQLGGQQLKTLKKKQFYEKLMSIQTKSINLQKSDFFNWLDEWKENNEQTDDILLVGLEL, from the coding sequence ATGGATAATAAAAGAACCATTCTATCTGTTGACGATTCTCCAATTAATAACAAATTAATTGAAGCCTATTTCAGACGTGATTATATTGTAATCTCAAAAGAAGGAGGCCAGCAAGCTCTTGACTGGCTAAATGATAACATTCCAGATGTTATTCTTCTCGATGTGATGATGCCAGTGATGGATGGCATGGACGTACTTGAAAAACTACAGGAAAGCGAAAGATTAAAAGAAATTCCTGTAATTATGGTTACTGCAAAAACTGAAATGGAAACCATTAAGGCTGCTTTAACCAAAGGTGCTCTTGACTACGTAAAAAAGCCTATTGATTTTACAGAATTGCAATCAAAAATCATGATTGCATTCCAAATCAACCAGCAAAAGCAAGAAATCTCTAAATACAAATCCTATTTTGACATTCACCAAGGCATGATTCATGCTCAAAGAATTCAGCGATCAATACTGCCTGACACTGAACACTTTAAGCGCATGTTTCCAAAATCATTCATCATAAACTTGCCAAAACATGTTGTAAGTGGTGATTTCTATTGGATTAATCAGAATTTCCAACAAAAAAACATTGGTGTATTTGATTGTACTGGTCATGGCGTTCCTGCAGCAATGCTGACAATGATGGGGCAAATGGAACTTCATACGCTTTCTCAAAATGGAAATGAAGTCTCAGCAGAACATGTTTTTCCTTTGCTAAGCCAAAAATTTAGTAGAATTCTGAATACTTCAGGAGACACCTACACGCAATATGATGGAATGGATGGACTATTTTGCTCTATTTATCCTCAGGACAATATTCTTGAATTTGTTGGTGCTAAAAGATCACTTGTATTGATTCGAAAAAATGCTGATAGCCTAAAAACAGACAGCGAAATAATTGAAGCTAAAGATAAAAACGAAGAATTTTCATTATTTGAAGTTCAAGGAGATCGTAATACAATTGGAAAAGAATCGGAATTTGCTGAATTCACCACAAAAAAGATCGAAACGCAGCCAGGAGACCGTGTTTTTATGTATACTGATGGGATAACTGATCAACTAGGCGGACAACAGCTAAAAACGCTTAAAAAGAAGCAATTTTACGAAAAACTGATGTCTATTCAAACAAAATCAATCAACCTTCAGAAATCTGATTTTTTCAATTGGCTAGACGAGTGGAAGGAAAACAATGAACAAACCGATGATATTTTATTGGTAGGTCTAGAATTATAA
- a CDS encoding phospho-sugar mutase, giving the protein MNKSEIVEIVNEKAKSWLEGKYDQETKNEVKSLLEKDDQSDLIDSFYKDLEFGTGGLRGKMGPGTNRMNIYTVGAATQGLANYLNECFSGEEISICIGYDCRNNSKLYSDTVANIFSANGIKAYIFDDLRPTPEMSFAIRQLGCKSGVIITASHNPKEYNGYKAYWDDGSQIVTPHDKNIIDAVKAVKIDDIKFEGNPDLIEVLGADMDKLYLDTVKTLSLSPKSIKNQKDLKIVFTPLHGTTVKLVPDSLKNYGFENIIHIPEQDVVDGNFPTVWSANPEEPEALKMAVDKAKEVNADLVMACDPDGDRLGIAVTNDKDEWEIINGNQTALIFTYYLIRRRRELGLLTGNEYVVKTIVTTELFKDVAIKNKVECFDAYTGFKWIADVIRKNPDKNYIGGGEESFGYMPGDFTRDKDAVSSCSIMAEIAAWAKDQGKNLFDILKEIYVEYGFSREKMIYIVREGLSGAQEIEKMMHDFRFNSPKTINNSPVVLVKDYTIRKATNPTNGEVSDLDFETTADVLQFFLEDGSKISVRPSGTEPKIKFYFEVRETLDSIEDFYATEEKANKKVQGIIDSLKLN; this is encoded by the coding sequence ATGAACAAAAGTGAGATTGTTGAAATCGTTAATGAAAAAGCTAAATCGTGGCTTGAGGGGAAGTATGATCAGGAAACCAAAAATGAAGTAAAATCTTTACTAGAAAAAGACGATCAATCTGATTTGATCGATTCTTTCTATAAAGATTTAGAGTTTGGAACTGGTGGGCTTAGAGGTAAAATGGGGCCAGGCACTAATCGCATGAATATATATACAGTTGGTGCAGCAACACAAGGTTTAGCCAATTATCTAAATGAGTGCTTTTCCGGAGAAGAAATTTCGATTTGTATTGGATACGACTGTAGAAATAATAGCAAATTGTATTCGGATACTGTGGCAAATATCTTTTCGGCAAATGGAATAAAGGCTTATATTTTCGATGATTTAAGACCTACTCCTGAAATGTCTTTCGCTATTCGTCAACTAGGCTGTAAGTCTGGTGTTATCATTACTGCGTCACATAATCCAAAGGAATATAATGGCTATAAAGCTTATTGGGACGATGGATCTCAAATTGTAACGCCTCACGATAAAAACATTATCGATGCCGTTAAAGCTGTAAAAATCGATGATATCAAATTCGAAGGAAATCCTGATCTTATTGAAGTTCTTGGAGCTGACATGGATAAACTTTATTTGGATACGGTTAAAACTCTAAGCTTATCTCCTAAATCAATCAAAAATCAAAAGGATTTAAAAATTGTTTTTACACCTCTGCATGGTACAACAGTTAAGCTAGTTCCGGATTCTCTAAAGAATTACGGCTTTGAAAACATTATTCACATTCCGGAGCAAGATGTTGTTGATGGCAACTTCCCTACCGTATGGTCTGCCAATCCTGAAGAGCCAGAAGCTTTAAAAATGGCTGTTGATAAAGCAAAAGAGGTCAATGCTGATTTAGTAATGGCTTGTGACCCTGATGGAGATAGACTAGGGATAGCTGTAACTAACGATAAAGATGAATGGGAGATTATTAATGGAAATCAAACCGCATTAATTTTCACATACTACCTTATTAGGAGAAGAAGAGAACTTGGTTTATTGACAGGAAACGAATACGTTGTTAAAACTATTGTCACAACTGAACTCTTTAAAGATGTTGCAATCAAAAATAAGGTAGAATGTTTTGATGCCTACACAGGTTTCAAATGGATTGCTGATGTTATTCGCAAAAATCCTGACAAAAACTATATTGGCGGAGGCGAGGAGTCATTTGGCTACATGCCAGGCGATTTTACTCGAGATAAAGATGCTGTTTCTTCATGTAGTATCATGGCTGAAATTGCAGCTTGGGCTAAAGATCAAGGAAAAAATCTATTTGACATTTTAAAAGAAATATATGTCGAATATGGCTTTTCTCGTGAAAAAATGATCTATATTGTAAGAGAAGGCTTAAGTGGCGCTCAAGAAATTGAGAAAATGATGCATGATTTCAGATTTAATAGTCCAAAAACAATTAACAACTCTCCGGTTGTTCTTGTTAAAGACTATACCATCCGTAAAGCAACAAACCCGACAAATGGTGAAGTCTCGGATCTTGATTTTGAAACAACGGCAGACGTTTTACAATTTTTCTTAGAGGATGGATCAAAAATTTCAGTTCGACCTTCAGGAACAGAACCTAAAATCAAATTTTACTTTGAAGTTCGTGAAACTCTTGACTCTATCGAGGATTTTTACGCTACTGAAGAAAAAGCGAATAAAAAAGTTCAAGGAATTATCGACTCTTTGAAATTAAACTAA
- the rfbD gene encoding dTDP-4-dehydrorhamnose reductase, whose amino-acid sequence MLTILITGSKGQLGTEIQELSAHHQDIQFFFTDIEELDICSADAIRTYVHGKPIDYIINCAAYTNVDQAEKNEEKAREINAEAAKNLASIAIEKDITLIHISTDYVFSGENHTPYTEQEKAKPSGIYGKTKFEGEEFIRKICPKHIIIRTSWLYSPFGKNFLKTMLTLGKDKKELGVVVDQIGTPTYAYDLAACILAIINKTTKDFSEYGTYHYSNEGVCSWYDFATDIQIIAKNKCNIKSIESKDFQTLAKRPYYSVLNKSKIKHIFAIEIPHWKSRIEHCIRRIIE is encoded by the coding sequence ATGCTCACTATTCTAATTACAGGATCAAAAGGTCAATTAGGAACTGAAATTCAAGAACTGTCGGCACATCATCAAGACATTCAATTTTTCTTTACGGATATTGAAGAGCTTGATATTTGCTCCGCAGATGCAATCAGAACCTATGTGCATGGCAAGCCTATCGATTATATTATAAACTGTGCAGCATACACCAACGTTGATCAAGCCGAGAAAAATGAAGAAAAGGCTAGAGAAATTAACGCTGAGGCAGCAAAAAACCTAGCTAGCATAGCTATCGAAAAAGACATAACACTAATTCACATTTCTACAGACTATGTTTTCTCTGGCGAAAACCACACCCCTTACACAGAACAAGAAAAAGCAAAACCATCTGGCATTTACGGAAAAACAAAATTTGAAGGAGAAGAATTTATTAGAAAGATATGCCCAAAGCATATCATCATACGCACTTCATGGCTCTACTCACCTTTTGGAAAAAATTTTCTTAAAACAATGCTTACTTTAGGTAAGGATAAAAAAGAGCTTGGCGTTGTAGTAGACCAAATTGGAACTCCAACTTACGCTTATGATTTAGCGGCATGTATTCTCGCAATCATCAATAAAACAACTAAGGATTTTTCTGAATACGGAACGTATCATTATTCTAACGAAGGAGTATGTAGTTGGTATGATTTTGCCACTGATATTCAAATCATAGCAAAAAATAAGTGCAATATTAAAAGCATTGAAAGTAAAGATTTTCAAACTCTTGCAAAAAGACCTTACTACAGCGTCTTGAATAAATCGAAAATTAAACATATTTTTGCAATTGAAATACCACACTGGAAAAGTAGAATTGAACATTGTATTAGAAGAATTATTGAATAG
- the rfbC gene encoding dTDP-4-dehydrorhamnose 3,5-epimerase yields the protein MDIIKTKIPDLLIIKPKVFEDERGYFFESYNERVFHEKGIDLEFVQDNESKSGYGVIRGLHYQLAPYSQTKLVRVIEGKVFDVAVDLRQDSPTYGQWSGIELSAENKIQFLVPKGFAHGFSVLSKSATFIYKCDNLYNQEAERGIAYNDPSLNIDWRIQPGKEIISPKDRVLPNFREAEKNFKYSK from the coding sequence ATGGACATTATAAAAACCAAGATTCCTGATCTTTTAATCATAAAACCTAAGGTATTCGAAGATGAAAGAGGATATTTTTTTGAAAGTTATAACGAAAGGGTTTTTCATGAAAAAGGTATAGATCTTGAATTTGTTCAAGACAATGAGTCTAAATCGGGATATGGTGTTATCAGAGGCTTGCATTACCAACTTGCTCCATATTCTCAAACTAAGCTAGTAAGAGTAATAGAAGGAAAGGTATTCGATGTTGCCGTAGACTTGCGACAAGACTCTCCGACATATGGTCAATGGAGTGGCATTGAATTATCTGCAGAAAATAAAATTCAATTCCTTGTCCCTAAGGGATTTGCACACGGCTTTTCAGTTTTAAGCAAATCAGCAACCTTTATTTACAAGTGTGATAATTTGTACAATCAAGAGGCCGAGAGAGGAATTGCTTATAATGATCCATCTTTAAATATCGATTGGAGAATACAACCTGGCAAAGAAATAATATCGCCTAAGGATAGAGTATTACCAAACTTCAGGGAAGCTGAAAAAAACTTTAAATACAGCAAATAA
- the rfbA gene encoding glucose-1-phosphate thymidylyltransferase RfbA, giving the protein MKGIILAGGSGTRLYPITKSISKQIIPVYDKPMIYYPLSVLMLAGIRDILIISTPKDLPLYKDLFGNGNQLGLTISYEEQASPDGLAQAFIIGEEFIGNSPVCMILGDNLYYGYEFSKQLEASAKLTEGALVFGYHVKDPERYGVAEFDENGLVKSLEEKPEIPKSNYAVTGLYFYDNTVVQKAKSLKPSKRGELEITDLNLLYLKENKLSLQVLGRGIAWLDTGTHDSMLQASNYIATIEQRQGLKVACLEEIAYRNGFISREQLLDLAKPLLKNQYGEYLVLIANENIKKQ; this is encoded by the coding sequence ATGAAAGGTATCATACTTGCCGGAGGATCAGGCACAAGGCTGTATCCAATTACAAAAAGCATTTCAAAACAAATCATTCCGGTCTATGATAAGCCGATGATCTATTACCCATTATCGGTATTAATGCTTGCCGGCATACGCGATATCCTTATTATTTCAACACCAAAAGACTTGCCTCTTTACAAGGATCTTTTTGGGAATGGAAATCAGCTTGGCTTAACCATTTCTTATGAAGAACAAGCGTCTCCTGATGGCTTAGCTCAAGCATTTATTATCGGTGAAGAATTTATAGGAAACAGCCCTGTATGTATGATCTTAGGTGATAATCTTTACTATGGATATGAATTCAGCAAACAATTGGAAGCATCAGCAAAATTAACTGAAGGAGCTCTTGTTTTTGGCTATCATGTAAAGGATCCGGAAAGGTATGGTGTGGCGGAATTTGATGAAAATGGATTGGTTAAAAGCCTAGAAGAAAAACCAGAAATTCCAAAATCAAACTATGCGGTTACTGGTCTTTATTTTTACGACAACACAGTTGTTCAAAAAGCAAAATCTTTAAAGCCATCTAAACGAGGAGAGTTGGAAATAACCGACTTAAATCTACTTTACCTAAAAGAGAATAAATTAAGCTTACAGGTATTGGGAAGAGGAATTGCTTGGCTTGATACTGGCACTCATGACAGCATGTTACAAGCATCTAATTACATTGCGACAATTGAACAAAGGCAGGGCTTAAAAGTGGCCTGTCTTGAAGAAATTGCCTATCGAAATGGTTTTATTTCAAGGGAACAACTGCTTGATTTAGCCAAACCTCTCTTAAAAAATCAATATGGAGAGTATTTAGTTTTAATCGCAAACGAAAACATAAAAAAACAATAG
- a CDS encoding UDP-glucuronic acid decarboxylase family protein: MKRVLVTGGAGFIGSHLCDRLIKDGHDVICLDNYFTGSKRNIEHLLPHPYFELVRHDVIQPYFAEVDQIYNLACPASPVHYQYNPIKTTKTSVMGAINMLGLAKRIKARILQASTSEVYGDPEIHPQTEEYWGNVNPIGIRSCYDEGKRCAETLFMDYHKQNQVDIKIMRIFNTYGPNMHPNDGRVVSNFIMQALKNQDITIYGDGSQSRSFQYVDDLVEGAIRMMNSPKDFIGPVNIGNPNEFTILELAQEVIRLTQSKSKIINLALPQDDPTQRQPNISLAKKELNNWEPKVQLNEGLIKTISYFDNLLSK; this comes from the coding sequence ATGAAAAGAGTTTTAGTAACTGGAGGTGCCGGATTTATAGGATCACACTTATGTGATAGACTTATAAAAGATGGACACGATGTCATTTGTCTCGATAATTATTTCACGGGTAGCAAGCGCAACATTGAACACCTCCTACCTCACCCTTACTTTGAGTTGGTTCGTCATGATGTAATTCAACCTTATTTTGCCGAAGTTGATCAGATTTATAATTTGGCTTGCCCGGCCTCTCCTGTTCATTACCAGTACAATCCCATTAAAACGACAAAAACGTCAGTTATGGGTGCTATTAATATGCTAGGATTAGCTAAAAGAATAAAGGCTCGTATATTACAAGCTTCAACAAGTGAAGTTTATGGCGATCCTGAAATTCATCCTCAGACTGAAGAATATTGGGGGAATGTGAATCCTATTGGAATCCGCTCATGCTACGACGAAGGTAAACGATGTGCTGAAACCTTGTTTATGGATTACCATAAGCAGAACCAGGTCGACATTAAAATCATGCGTATTTTCAACACCTATGGTCCCAATATGCATCCCAATGATGGTCGTGTCGTTTCAAATTTCATCATGCAAGCTCTAAAAAATCAAGACATTACAATTTATGGTGATGGATCGCAAAGCAGAAGCTTTCAATATGTCGACGATTTAGTAGAAGGTGCCATTAGAATGATGAATTCTCCAAAAGATTTTATAGGTCCTGTTAATATTGGTAATCCCAACGAGTTTACAATATTAGAATTAGCTCAGGAAGTTATTAGATTGACTCAATCTAAATCAAAGATTATCAACTTAGCTCTTCCTCAGGATGATCCAACACAAAGGCAACCAAACATTAGTCTGGCGAAAAAAGAGTTGAACAATTGGGAACCAAAAGTTCAATTAAATGAAGGATTGATAAAAACAATTTCGTATTTTGACAATCTCTTATCAAAATAA